One genomic region from Arthrobacter sp. YN encodes:
- a CDS encoding ParB/RepB/Spo0J family partition protein produces the protein MSEKRRGLGRGLGALIPSSAAAQGNGAAPSRPVDLFFPEARKSEEAAVEAPIQDSAVEDASKPSAASPAVGKAAAPKAASPKAPAKSSTSKAAASKPAPKRASAPSDHRTDESGSAEAATKSSARSTPDVELVEVPGARFAEIPVGDIHPNRKQPRSVFDEDDMAELVHSVREIGVLQPIVVRTSTEKGGEPYELVMGERRWRAVQAAGLETIPAIVRDTTDDDLLRDALLENLHRSQLNPLEEAAAYQQLLEDFGTTHEQLADRIGRSRPQVSNTLRLLKLPPLVQRRVAASVLSAGHARALLALPDAAAMERLAQKIVAEGMSVRATEEAVALYQDPTAPAKSSIPKPNARHERLDYLASSLSDRLDTNVKITLGARKGRVSIEFASVEDLNRIMDVLGPGAED, from the coding sequence ATGAGCGAAAAGCGAAGGGGCCTCGGTAGGGGTCTTGGGGCTCTCATTCCTAGCTCGGCCGCGGCCCAGGGAAACGGCGCAGCGCCATCCCGTCCTGTGGATCTGTTTTTCCCGGAAGCCCGGAAGTCTGAAGAGGCGGCAGTAGAAGCTCCGATTCAGGACTCAGCAGTTGAGGACGCGTCGAAGCCCTCAGCAGCATCGCCGGCCGTTGGTAAGGCTGCAGCACCCAAGGCCGCAAGTCCCAAGGCACCAGCCAAGTCCTCCACCTCCAAGGCAGCTGCATCTAAGCCTGCCCCCAAGCGAGCCTCAGCGCCCTCTGATCACAGGACGGATGAATCGGGGTCTGCGGAGGCCGCAACTAAGTCTTCTGCTCGCTCGACGCCGGACGTGGAGCTGGTTGAAGTTCCTGGTGCTCGCTTTGCCGAGATTCCCGTCGGTGATATCCATCCGAACCGCAAACAGCCTCGTTCGGTTTTCGATGAAGATGACATGGCCGAGCTGGTCCACTCGGTCCGCGAAATCGGCGTCCTCCAGCCAATTGTTGTACGTACTTCAACCGAAAAGGGTGGAGAACCGTATGAATTGGTCATGGGTGAGCGTCGCTGGCGTGCAGTACAGGCCGCAGGGCTCGAAACTATCCCTGCAATCGTCCGCGATACCACTGACGACGACCTCCTTCGCGACGCTTTGCTGGAAAACCTCCACCGCAGCCAGCTGAACCCTCTGGAAGAGGCTGCTGCCTATCAGCAACTCCTGGAAGACTTTGGGACCACTCACGAACAGCTGGCCGACCGTATCGGGCGTTCGCGGCCGCAGGTATCCAACACACTCCGTTTGCTGAAGCTCCCGCCCCTGGTCCAGCGGCGGGTAGCAGCCAGCGTTTTGTCTGCCGGCCATGCGCGGGCTCTTTTGGCACTGCCGGATGCTGCGGCGATGGAGCGCCTGGCTCAGAAGATTGTTGCCGAGGGTATGTCCGTGAGGGCAACAGAAGAGGCCGTGGCTCTCTATCAAGATCCCACTGCTCCCGCTAAGAGCAGCATCCCGAAGCCCAATGCGCGCCACGAGCGTTTGGACTACTTGGCGTCGTCACTCTCGGATCGCCTGGACACCAATGTGAAGATTACTTTGGGTGCACGCAAAGGGCGAGTCAGCATTGAGTTCGCCAGCGTTGAGGATCTCAACCGCATTATGGATGTGCTGGGTCCTGGCGCCGAGGACTAA
- a CDS encoding ParA family protein has product MGSSETSTQRIPPFMSLGSARAMATPSASLQSAIVRPDSVDNAAVSRETVSDGVHNVMDSIDDSSPIARQLAHETRRRERLVGRELPKPDKTRIFTVSNQKGGVGKTTTTVNIAAALASAGLNVLVIDIDPQGNASTALGIEHHADVDSIYDVLINDLPLKDVVAPCPDIPNLICAPATIHLAGAEIELVSLVAREQRLRRAIDVYAKEREKSGESRLDFIFIDCPPSLGLLTVNAFCAASEVLIPIQCEYYALEGLSQLLKNIEMIQKHLNADLEVSTILLTMYDGRTNLAAQVASEVRQHFPEQVLGAVVPRSVRISEAPSYQQTVMTYDPSSSGALSYMEAAAEIAER; this is encoded by the coding sequence GTGGGCAGTAGTGAAACCTCCACGCAGCGAATCCCCCCGTTTATGTCGTTGGGGTCCGCTCGGGCAATGGCTACACCCTCTGCGTCTCTTCAGTCTGCGATAGTGCGCCCTGATTCGGTTGATAATGCTGCCGTTTCACGTGAAACCGTATCTGATGGAGTGCATAACGTGATGGATTCCATTGATGACTCGAGTCCCATCGCCCGTCAGCTGGCCCACGAGACCCGTCGGCGTGAACGGCTGGTCGGCAGGGAACTGCCCAAGCCGGACAAAACCCGCATCTTCACGGTTTCAAACCAAAAGGGTGGGGTCGGTAAGACAACCACCACGGTGAACATCGCTGCTGCCCTGGCCTCCGCCGGCCTCAACGTGCTGGTGATAGATATTGATCCCCAGGGCAACGCGTCAACGGCTTTGGGCATTGAGCACCATGCCGACGTTGACAGTATCTACGACGTCCTGATCAACGACCTTCCCCTGAAGGACGTTGTGGCCCCTTGCCCGGATATTCCCAACCTGATCTGTGCACCCGCCACCATCCATCTTGCCGGTGCTGAAATCGAGCTGGTTTCATTGGTTGCCCGGGAACAGAGGCTCCGACGTGCCATTGACGTCTATGCCAAGGAGCGGGAAAAGAGCGGCGAAAGCCGCTTGGACTTCATCTTTATCGACTGCCCGCCAAGCCTCGGGTTGCTGACGGTCAACGCGTTCTGTGCCGCGAGTGAAGTTCTTATCCCCATCCAGTGCGAGTACTACGCACTGGAAGGATTGAGCCAGCTCCTCAAGAACATCGAAATGATCCAGAAGCACCTCAATGCTGACCTTGAGGTCTCCACGATCCTCCTGACCATGTACGACGGCCGAACGAACCTCGCCGCGCAGGTTGCATCCGAGGTACGCCAGCACTTCCCCGAGCAAGTTCTGGGAGCTGTGGTTCCGCGTTCTGTGCGCATCTCCGAAGCACCGAGCTACCAGCAGACGGTCATGACCTACGATCCTTCGTCGAGCGGCGCGCTCTCCTACATGGAAGCCGCCGCCGAAATCGCTGAACGCTAG
- the rsmG gene encoding 16S rRNA (guanine(527)-N(7))-methyltransferase RsmG yields the protein MVEITAAELEAAEKIFGERLDLAKRYVEHLATSGTERGLIGPREIPRLWSRHVLNCAVIESAIAMDSHVADVGSGAGLPGLCLAIARPDLELTLIEPLERRVIWLQEVVDDLDLDNVTIMRTRAELAVGMVDADVVTARAVSALSNLAGLTIPLLNGRGEVVAIKGRSAAEEIEKARKVIRKLGGVETSVVVCGQELLEEPTTVVRIIVNKPGKTA from the coding sequence ATGGTTGAAATTACCGCAGCTGAACTTGAAGCTGCAGAGAAGATCTTTGGGGAGCGCTTGGATCTTGCCAAGCGCTACGTGGAACACCTCGCCACCTCCGGAACTGAACGTGGGCTGATTGGCCCACGTGAGATTCCGCGTTTGTGGAGTCGCCATGTATTGAACTGTGCGGTCATTGAATCTGCCATTGCCATGGACAGCCACGTCGCTGACGTCGGATCCGGCGCAGGCCTTCCGGGTCTTTGCCTGGCCATTGCCCGTCCGGACCTTGAACTGACGTTGATTGAACCGCTGGAGCGTCGTGTCATTTGGCTCCAGGAAGTCGTAGATGACCTGGACCTGGACAATGTCACCATCATGAGGACGCGTGCTGAGCTGGCCGTTGGAATGGTGGATGCCGATGTTGTGACGGCCCGGGCAGTTTCTGCGCTCAGCAACCTGGCGGGCCTGACGATTCCCCTCTTGAACGGCCGCGGCGAAGTTGTGGCCATCAAGGGTCGCAGTGCTGCCGAGGAAATTGAGAAAGCCAGGAAGGTCATCCGCAAACTTGGCGGCGTGGAAACGTCGGTTGTGGTTTGTGGACAGGAGCTTTTGGAGGAACCCACCACTGTGGTGAGGATTATCGTCAACAAGCCCGGAAAGACGGCCTGA
- a CDS encoding Jag family protein, translating to MSAESTEEVIAAVTEDQDETQEETQSKTASRLEEEGDIAADYLEELLDIADIDGDIDIEVRNGRTYISIGADEESAALDSLVGRDGEVLEALQELARLSVLSATESRSRLVLDINGYRKERAGVLQQIAEDAVAKVKADGGTVALEPMSAYERKIVHDAVADLGFVSESEGEGAGRHIVVSAD from the coding sequence ATGTCTGCCGAGAGCACTGAAGAAGTTATCGCCGCTGTGACTGAAGACCAGGACGAGACCCAGGAAGAGACGCAGTCCAAGACTGCCAGCCGTCTTGAAGAAGAGGGCGACATTGCCGCCGACTACCTTGAGGAACTTCTGGATATTGCCGATATCGACGGCGATATCGACATTGAGGTCCGCAACGGACGCACGTATATCTCCATTGGTGCTGATGAAGAGTCGGCAGCGTTGGACAGCCTCGTAGGACGTGACGGCGAGGTTCTGGAAGCTTTGCAGGAGCTGGCCCGCCTCTCAGTCCTTTCCGCTACCGAAAGCCGTTCACGCCTGGTGCTGGACATCAACGGCTACCGCAAGGAGCGCGCCGGCGTGCTTCAGCAGATCGCTGAAGACGCCGTGGCCAAGGTCAAGGCCGACGGCGGTACCGTGGCCCTTGAGCCGATGAGCGCTTACGAGCGAAAGATCGTCCACGATGCCGTAGCTGACCTCGGATTCGTTTCCGAGTCCGAGGGCGAAGGCGCCGGCCGCCACATCGTCGTTTCGGCTGACTAG